From the genome of Stigmatopora nigra isolate UIUO_SnigA chromosome 2, RoL_Snig_1.1, whole genome shotgun sequence:
ACTTGTACACTAAAAAAACAAGCCCAAGTCACTCGGTAAGTACAatgaaatactttaaaaacaggttttttttctgtaaagacTTGTTTTTGTATCTTCTAGATTTGGCATGGAAACACACACTGTGAAAATGGTGAGCGCCAAattaaactttttattttgaacCGTGTTAAGAGCAATActttacaaagaaaaacaagtaagatgtatttgttttttttgactaCTTTCTGCCGAGCTGCCAGCTGCCGTTTGTGTAGACTTGGGCAGACGGCCGGGGGAGGAAGCATTTATCGGAAATCTGTGGGGAATTCCATCTTGGCCTTACTTCCCGTTTCAAAAGATAACTCTTGCCAAGGACAAGATTGGTCCAAAAGCTCTAGAACTACAGCAGATCATTAACatttttgattttgttgttgttgttgtagaagaTGTGGTTTTTGTGGCCGAGCATGACTTCAAGCCCACCAATCACAGCGAACTTTCCTTCGGGAAGGGGGATCGATTCAAGGTGTTGCAAGAGTAAGTGGAAGCTAAATTACCAAACTGGAGCCACGTCTTGACTTGGACTTTTATCTTCTGGATCAGAAATGGCGATTGGTGGTTGGTTCGCTCGCTAGCCACGGGTTCCGAAGGTTTCATTCCGTCCAACTATGTCGTTCGGGCGGACACCCTCGAGGTGGAAAAGTAAGCTCTTTGCTTTATCCTTGAATTAGGATGACATTGAAGTGGTTTGCTCTAGGCTTGTACTTAGTTGGCTGGTTCTCTTCTAGATGGTTCTTCAAGGACTTGAGCAGGCGAGAGACGGAACGGTTGCTTTTGGCGCCCGGCAACAAAGTCGGGGCTTTTGTCATCAGGGAAAGCGAAACATTTCCAGGTGACATCTAATGTCCGCCATTTTGTCTGACCGTGGAGTCTAAAATGGCCTCCTGGGGATTAGGTTCCTTCTCGCTGTCCATCAGAGACTTCACGGCGGAGACGTCCGACGTGGTCAAACACTACAAGATCCGCTCTCTGGATAAAGGGGGCTACTACATTTCGCCTTCCAGTACTTTTCCGTCCTTGCGGGAACTGGTCCAGTACTACACACGTGAGTGGTTTGAAGCATTGTCCATTGGCCGCCATCCGCCGTCCTCACCCGCGTTTGGCGCCGGTAGGTACGGCGGACGGTCTGTGCCAGCGTCTGTACGCCCCTTGCAAGAAGATGGCGCCTCAGCAGCCGTGGGCGCCGGACGAGTGGGAGATACCGCGAGAGACGCTGACCCTGGTGAAGAAACTTGGGGCTGGACAGTTTGGAGAAGTTTGGATGGGTGAGTTGAAAGAGGGCTTGAGACGAGGGTGGGAGGATTCAAGATGGATGTCCTCACTCAGGTTACTACAAGAACGCACTGAAGGTGGCCATCAAGACGTTGAAGGAGGGCACCATGGAGGCCAGAGCATTTCTGCAAGAAGCTAACTTGATGAAGCAGTTGCAGCACGAGAGGCTGGTTCGACTTCACGCCGTGGTCACCCGGGAGCCCATCCTCATCGTCACAGAGTTTATGATCAACGGTGGGATGGTTTTTCTGAAGTAATTTGCAAAAGCTATTGAGGCAGAAATACTGTGTAATACTGTCAACGATAAAAGCATTTGTGACTAATTTTAGCATTTAGCATGGTTCAAGCTATGTTATTGTGGTCAATATCCGATTTATGCCACTACAGGCTGCTTACTGGACTTTTTAAAGACGGACGGAGGAAAGAAACTGCGGCTAAACAAACTGATCGACATGTCGGCGCAGGTGGGAAACCAATCTCTGTCATAAAACATTTGATGATATCCCATGTACGGTAAGCACGCCGCTCCAATTACGAGCTTCCGCAGAGGAAACGTGGCTATTTTTCCATCCTCGCGCACTTCCCCGAAAGGGAAAATTCCCCTATGAAAAAGCCTCGGCGTCCTCGGCGGATCTAATCATGCACATCCTGCTGGTAATTTAACGGGTGGCGGCGCGGTTTCATTGAAGACAGATAGCCGAGGGCATGGCCTACATCGAGAGCAAGAACTCCATCCACCGCGACCTCCGGGCGGCCAACATCCTGGTCAACCAGACGCTGCATTGCAAAATTGCAGATTTCGGACTGGCCCGCT
Proteins encoded in this window:
- the blk gene encoding tyrosine-protein kinase Blk isoform X2; the encoded protein is MGCTCSGQTLHDDLYTKKTSPSHSIWHGNTHCENEDVVFVAEHDFKPTNHSELSFGKGDRFKVLQENGDWWLVRSLATGSEGFIPSNYVVRADTLEVEKWFFKDLSRRETERLLLAPGNKVGAFVIRESETFPGSFSLSIRDFTAETSDVVKHYKIRSLDKGGYYISPSSTFPSLRELVQYYTRTADGLCQRLYAPCKKMAPQQPWAPDEWEIPRETLTLVKKLGAGQFGEVWMGYYKNALKVAIKTLKEGTMEARAFLQEANLMKQLQHERLVRLHAVVTREPILIVTEFMINGCLLDFLKTDGGKKLRLNKLIDMSAQTDSRGHGLHREQELHPPRPPGGQHPGQPDAALQNCRFRTGPLGGVRVHGSRRCQISHQVDGSRSHQLRDLQHQVGRVVFWNSPDRNRHLRKSTVSRNEQLGGGPQPGALLPDVAARRLPRGALPHHGGLLEGASGREAYF
- the blk gene encoding tyrosine-protein kinase Blk isoform X1, giving the protein MGCTCSGQTLHDDLYTKKTSPSHSIWHGNTHCENEDVVFVAEHDFKPTNHSELSFGKGDRFKVLQENGDWWLVRSLATGSEGFIPSNYVVRADTLEVEKWFFKDLSRRETERLLLAPGNKVGAFVIRESETFPGSFSLSIRDFTAETSDVVKHYKIRSLDKGGYYISPSSTFPSLRELVQYYTRTADGLCQRLYAPCKKMAPQQPWAPDEWEIPRETLTLVKKLGAGQFGEVWMGYYKNALKVAIKTLKEGTMEARAFLQEANLMKQLQHERLVRLHAVVTREPILIVTEFMINGCLLDFLKTDGGKKLRLNKLIDMSAQIAEGMAYIESKNSIHRDLRAANILVNQTLHCKIADFGLARLVESEYTAREGAKFPIKWTAPEAINYGTFSIKSDVWSFGILLTEIVTYGRVPYPGMSNSEVVRNLERSFRMSRPEGCPEELYRIMAACWKERPDERPTFEFLQNFLEDYFVATEGQYEMQT